Part of the Diabrotica virgifera virgifera chromosome 6, PGI_DIABVI_V3a genome, TTTTAAAAAGACCGCTGAAAGCATTTACGCATCAGGACTGGAACAAGTAGATTTCTCAAACAGTGCAAAGGCAGCCAACATAATTAACCAGTGGGTGGAAAgccaaacaaacaaaaaaattaaagatctCATTAAACCTGAGTATATTACCAGCGACACTATAATGgctttaattaatgcattatatCTAAGCGCTGAATGGTCTACAGTTTTTCAAGATTATAACACTGTAACAGATAAATTCTACATAACAGCTTCCGAACAGATAGATCAACCAACCATGGCAATGACtgaaatatttaaatattctGAAAACAAAGACCTCGACACTCAATTTTTGGAAATTCCGTTCAAAGCGAATGGTCTTGTTTTTAGCGTTGCTTTACCCAACAAAAAAGATGGCATAGCTGCCTTAGAAAATAACATTGAAAAAGTATTTGAACCTCAGCAATATACTCATAAACCTGTACATTTGAGGCTACCAAAATTTACCGTTGAAACCGAGTTGAATTTGAAAACCATTCTTAAATCGTTGGGTGTTCAAAAGCTCTTCAACTTTGACGCTGATCTTAGTGGATTGGCAAAGAACGCCAAAGAGTTACGTGTGTCAGAGGTAATTCAAAAAGCTTTCATCAAAGTTGGTGAAAGTGGCGTCGAAGCAGCGGCTGCCACTGCTGTTTTAGTTGAAACCAGGTCCGGACGTTTCTTCATCGAAAACCCAATCAAGTTTTTCGCCGATCATCCTTTCGTGTactttattaaatataataatgtTATATTGTTTGCTGGAAAGTACAGTCCTTAGGGTGCTCGTCACGACACTACAATTGTTTGTATAGTTccaataattaacttataaatgTCATAATATGATGTGTTCTTTAtgttataaaattatattgacctaataaatataaaaagctcTTATACTTTATCTTCTGCTTTTATTTGCTTTACCTATTACATTTGGAACTAAGTATTGCTTTTAGATGGAGTGAGGAGGAAATACATGGCCATGGCCAGTTATTAACTGTCATAAATAAGTCATGTTTTCATAGCATTTTACTAGTACTTCAACAAAATTTCCTTGCAATTAAAATAGTTAATGTtggactggtatattatttgacaaataataacatgatttcgaagtcagttaaatatgatataattccctagggcgttattttgaaaaataacgcccttgggcgttaaatttaaataactaacTGTCAAGTCGACAAATAAAAACCTAcataagtaaaactatggttaccgcaattacgttacgacttcttcttcttaacgtgccctatcaagtccccttgacgttggcgattaacatggcgactctgtctctgtctcgagctattctaaataggtgttctgctttctttattcctgtccactcccggatattcttcaaccaagaggcctgctttctaccaattcctctgcgtccttcgattttacccatcataataagttgaagaatattataccggtctcccctcactacgtgtccaaaataggccatctttctatatttgatgttatcaagcagctcgcgggtatcatttgctctcttaaggactgccacatttgtcagcatagccgtccatggtattttcagaatacgtctgtgcagccacatttcaaaggcctccaaacggttaatggtggatatttttaatgtccatgcttcggcaccatacaagaggactgaccaaatgtagcatttaatcatgcgctttcgaagttgaagttgcaaggtatcattacagaagaatgacctcatttttaaaaatgtcgtgcgggctatctcgattctacattttatctctttatctggatctagttgttcagtaatatggcaaccaagatatttaaaactgggtactctttgaattatatgaccatcaacatataaccgtgaatcttgatgggctaaacggctaaataccatgtattttgtttttgaacagtttatatttaggccaaactctcttcccaatgtgtcaatggcatttaaaaggtgttgtaatccattcatatcatcacttaaaataactgtatcgtctgcatatctgattgtatttatcagaattccattaactttcacaccccattccaaattatgcagcgcttccttaaatattctatctgaatataaattgaataacagtggggacagtatacaaccctgtctggcacctctttgtattttgcatatttctgttgatttttcgtttatgcaagctgtcgctgtttgacgccagtataatttttctatgattcgtacatcttgactatcaactcctttatcctttaatattttaattaatttgtgatgttgtacttgatcaaaggccttctcatagtcaataaatacagcaaagacgtctttcctttgatctcggcatttctgcaataacacatttagtgcaaagagtgcgtctcgggttcccagtccatttctgaagccaaattgtgtttcatcctgatcttcttcacatttatctctgattatactgtggatgatacgtagaaaaattttcaaggtgtggctcataaggcgatcattctataatcgctacagttttttggacgttgtttttttggtagggttatgaattcggactttaaccaatcttcagggatatcaccagtcgaataaacatcattgaaaagtttgactagtattccaatgttttcctcatttatgagctttaacatttctgtaggtatgttgtcgggaccaacggctttcttgttttttgccaattttatagcatgttgtatttctgattttagtatttctggtccttcaccttcatctaaagtctccagttcttcgggtctatcataagtatacagttcatttatataattataccaggtagttcgaatttcatGTTCGTCtattatagtctgttcgctaaactcagacgcaactggctacatattttagtcgataatttttttgttttttactaactatttagtgattattaactatttagtaattattttttgccaattttactaaaattggcaaaattaccgactaaaatatctagaaagttgcgtctgagtttagcgaacagactatatcatTTTTCctgacgaatcggttatagtgtgtggagttttcttatgataaagaccagctacttctctaacttttttaaacatattaaacgtatcatgtttttcattcaacttttctaattccttgcatttatcctccatccatttttctttagctacctttattttttgtttaattagtttctgtttttctttgtatgctgttttgttatctttcagttttcttctctgctccatcaattccaggatttcatcagtcatccattgttgttttttgtgcctctgcatcgttgttgtatatttttccattactttccaggtaagatctttaaacgtgttccatatttctgtatgttttcatttcttgaattttttagctgattattcaggtcattttctattagcgttttgttggatgctgatatatgtaattttggtgttt contains:
- the LOC126886683 gene encoding antichymotrypsin-2-like; the encoded protein is MVLLSISLRAIILALAIATTLAAPSDVQGPLQQLAIGNQQLTSNVYKEILKTKNGSIIFSPFSAETVLALTSEGAKGDTRSQLISALHLPESQETIQQGFKELLPQLNINNEYAVLASANKIYVANGIKLEDDFKKTAESIYASGLEQVDFSNSAKAANIINQWVESQTNKKIKDLIKPEYITSDTIMALINALYLSAEWSTVFQDYNTVTDKFYITASEQIDQPTMAMTEIFKYSENKDLDTQFLEIPFKANGLVFSVALPNKKDGIAALENNIEKVFEPQQYTHKPVHLRLPKFTVETELNLKTILKSLGVQKLFNFDADLSGLAKNAKELRVSEVIQKAFIKVGESGVEAAAATAVLVETRSGRFFIENPIKFFADHPFVYFIKYNNVILFAGKYSP